A stretch of bacterium DNA encodes these proteins:
- the thiL gene encoding thiamine-phosphate kinase has protein sequence MEFEIINAIRKRFPEFIGDDCAVIEGIEDKILLTTDEMVEGVHFSFDYMSAADVGYKSVSAAVSDIAAMGGKAVGVMISLSISASFGMTDIMRFYDGVNTFIRPLRIKLLGGNITKSDAGFHAVVGVLGTAKKPVYRHGARVGDKIWVTGVLGGSLAGLMLLTGKSEGNNLSKVERELMIIRHKRPRCRLEAGEIIASFSPSSMIDISDGFWADLMHIADESNAGVLVELERLPLFPGVEKIASEVRMVPHIFAAKSGEEYELIFTAPEDVGRKIARVLKDELDVPVCMVGEVTKSERTAKLCGERINPDLLSGWVHEV, from the coding sequence ATGGAATTTGAAATAATAAATGCGATAAGAAAGCGATTTCCTGAATTTATCGGCGATGACTGCGCAGTCATTGAGGGTATAGAAGATAAAATTCTTCTAACGACTGACGAAATGGTTGAGGGGGTCCATTTTTCGTTCGATTACATGAGCGCTGCCGATGTTGGTTACAAGTCAGTTTCAGCGGCAGTGTCGGATATAGCTGCGATGGGTGGGAAAGCGGTCGGTGTTATGATTTCGCTCTCTATTTCAGCCTCTTTTGGAATGACGGATATAATGCGATTCTACGATGGAGTTAATACATTTATCAGGCCATTGCGAATAAAACTTCTCGGGGGCAACATAACGAAAAGTGATGCGGGATTCCACGCGGTTGTTGGTGTGCTTGGGACGGCGAAAAAGCCGGTATACAGACACGGCGCCAGAGTGGGAGACAAGATATGGGTTACAGGAGTGCTTGGTGGTTCACTTGCCGGGCTTATGTTGCTTACCGGCAAATCTGAGGGCAATAATCTAAGCAAAGTAGAGCGTGAACTAATGATTATAAGGCACAAGCGACCTCGATGCAGACTGGAAGCAGGGGAGATTATCGCATCTTTCTCGCCAAGCTCGATGATAGACATTTCGGACGGTTTTTGGGCGGATTTGATGCATATTGCTGATGAGTCGAATGCGGGCGTATTGGTGGAACTCGAGCGCTTGCCGCTTTTCCCAGGAGTTGAAAAAATAGCATCGGAGGTAAGGATGGTTCCACATATTTTCGCAGCCAAAAGCGGCGAGGAATATGAGCTTATTTTCACCGCACCCGAGGATGTCGGTCGAAAAATAGCGCGCGTGCTTAAAGATGAACTTGATGTGCCTGTTTGCATGGTGGGCGAAGTAACGAAATCAGAGCGAACCGCAAAACTTTGCGGGGAGAGGATAAACCCAGATTTGCTTTCCGGTTGGGTTCATGAGGTGTGA
- a CDS encoding 16S rRNA (uracil(1498)-N(3))-methyltransferase: MLITTTYFYAPPGNFSKGKVFLDGEEAHHLTRVLRAKVGDEFIVVNGIGDSFRCRLEKSYVKGAVGKVIEQIESVAQPKIKLSLCFGVVRPKQLEIALDWATQLGINEFVPLITDFTIREIKSGTRLERLQKIAIRAIKQSKRSWLPTISDVVELREFLNRRGKNFDGLIYADPDGLPSPPKRMIQPDGSVALFVGPEGGFSHAEKNELAEHNAVPLSLGPARLRAETAAVIGVAKIFAWTGDL; encoded by the coding sequence ATGCTCATAACCACAACATATTTTTACGCTCCACCGGGTAATTTCAGCAAGGGAAAGGTTTTCCTTGATGGCGAGGAAGCTCATCATCTAACCAGAGTTCTGCGTGCAAAAGTTGGCGATGAATTCATCGTGGTTAACGGTATAGGTGATTCGTTTAGGTGCCGCCTCGAGAAAAGTTATGTTAAAGGAGCTGTCGGAAAGGTTATCGAGCAAATAGAATCGGTAGCCCAGCCCAAGATAAAACTTTCGCTCTGCTTTGGCGTGGTCCGCCCAAAACAGCTTGAGATAGCACTCGATTGGGCAACACAGCTGGGTATAAACGAGTTCGTCCCATTGATAACAGATTTCACAATACGCGAGATAAAGTCGGGCACAAGACTTGAGCGGTTGCAAAAGATAGCTATAAGAGCGATAAAGCAATCGAAACGCTCATGGTTGCCTACAATATCCGATGTAGTGGAACTTAGGGAGTTCCTTAACCGGAGAGGAAAAAATTTTGACGGACTTATTTACGCTGACCCGGACGGGTTACCCTCACCACCTAAAAGAATGATTCAACCTGATGGCTCAGTCGCGCTTTTTGTTGGTCCTGAAGGTGGCTTTTCTCATGCCGAGAAAAATGAGCTGGCGGAGCATAACGCAGTGCCTCTATCACTCGGACCTGCAAGGCTTCGCGCTGAAACAGCGGCGGTGATAGGTGTGGCGAAAATTTTCGCATGGACGGGAGACCTATGA
- a CDS encoding ECF transporter S component, translated as MITQRTKKLAYFAIFLALSFVLPFVVHLSVQQGGRVLLPMHIPIQLAGFILSPIAALVLGIIAPPFNFLVSGMPPFPLFIPMMFELGAMGFLIGILRRKLSIIPTLLVAIVVSKLFLALGWIVVLSFGLAPNVFKRGVFVIVSSALVTGLPGIIAQLILIPPLVSLMRKGATGKQVEHGI; from the coding sequence ATGATAACCCAAAGAACCAAGAAATTAGCCTACTTCGCGATATTTCTCGCTTTGTCTTTCGTCCTGCCATTTGTGGTTCACCTTTCGGTTCAGCAGGGCGGACGCGTGCTTCTGCCCATGCACATTCCGATTCAGCTCGCGGGTTTTATCCTTTCGCCGATAGCAGCGTTGGTGCTGGGGATTATTGCTCCACCGTTCAACTTCTTAGTATCGGGCATGCCACCGTTTCCTCTTTTTATACCGATGATGTTCGAGCTCGGGGCCATGGGGTTTTTGATAGGGATTCTGCGAAGAAAATTATCGATAATCCCGACACTTCTTGTTGCGATCGTGGTTTCGAAGCTTTTCCTCGCACTGGGCTGGATTGTGGTTCTAAGCTTTGGGTTAGCTCCCAATGTTTTCAAACGCGGAGTTTTCGTTATTGTTTCAAGCGCTTTAGTAACCGGTTTACCCGGAATAATCGCGCAACTTATTCTTATCCCGCCCCTTGTTTCGTTAATGAGAAAAGGAGCAACAGGTAAGCAAGTTGAACATGGAATTTGA